One window from the genome of Maylandia zebra isolate NMK-2024a linkage group LG18, Mzebra_GT3a, whole genome shotgun sequence encodes:
- the LOC101468926 gene encoding homeobox protein Mohawk, translating into MHLLIEEDSARLRMNKVAVMKSELHLDDGRRAEERNRLNCADVPQTSLAEGQSADLLRCQESAEHNSAMKYRRYGSRLTGVKVRHKRQVLQDMARPLKHWLYKHRDNPYPTKTEKVLLALGSHMTLVQVSNWFANARRRLKNTVRQPDLSWALRIKLYNKYIQGNAERLSMCSDDTDSEDEECPLQTPISQSNFSRSSSHKSVLEKQGNMLTMADCANSDDSTSPPSKYKSSLLNRYLNDTLRHMMVAKADGVAPACKRRSHSESFSSNECDGDVVSPASSYETETNFVYHMDTSDYNSTKCDRDQQPLRGQQRQDDQGWREIHAAVALTSLAQGQSCTADQSSAPVSSAATGQSYTRGPLSVAKTTITDEMSNTGSASGLQQSCATGPALTNRIIQKSSHISEVQTVKVSLANSV; encoded by the exons ATGCACCTGTTGATTGAGGAAGACTCGGCGCGTTTAAGAATGAACAAAGTTGCTGTGATGAAGTCTGAGCTTCACTTGGACGACGGcaggagagcagaggagaggaaCAGACTGAACTGTGCAGACGTACCTCAGACAAGTTTAGCAGAAGGACAGAGCGCGGACCTGCTGCGATGCCAAGAGTCCGCAGAACACAACTCTGCCATGAAGTACAGAAGATATGG GTCCCGTCTGACTGGCGTAAAAGTTCGTCACAAAAGACAGGTGTTGCAGGACATGGCCCGGCCCCTGAAACACTGGTTATACAAACACCGGGACAACCCCTACCCGACTAAGACCGAGAAGGTCCTACTCGCTTTGGGCTCGCACATGACACTAGTACAG GTTTCCAACTGGTTTGCAAACGCCCGACGAAGGCTGAAGAACACAGTGAGGCAGCCAGACCTGAGCTGGGCCCTGAGGATCAAACTATACAATAAATATATCCAGGGAAACGCGGAGAGGCTGAGCATGTGCAGTGATGACACTGACTCAGAGG ATGAAGAATGTCCCTTACAGACTCCCATCAGCCAGtcaaacttcagcaggtcatcatCCCACAAGAGCGTGCTGGAGAAACAAGGCAACATGCTCACCATGGCTGACTGCGCCAACAGTGATGACAGCACGTCCCCTCCTTCCAAGTACAAGAGCAGTTTACTGAATCGCTACCTGAACGACACCCTGCGGCACATGATGGTGGCGAAGGCCGATGGCGTTGCGCCAGCCTGCAAGAGAAGAAGCCACTCCGAGTCGTTCAGTTCAAACGAATGTGATGGAGATGTCGTCTCGCCTGCATCGTCCTATGAAACAGAGACCAACTTTGTCTACCATATGG ATACAAGCGACTACAATTCAACTAAATGTGACAG GGACCAGCAGCCACTCAGAGGCCAGCAGAGACAAGATGACCAAGGCTGGAGGGAGATCCACGCTGCTGTGGCTCTGACAAGCTTGGCCCAGGGGCAGAGCTGCACTGCAGACCAGAGCAGTGCTCCAGTGTCCAGCGCTGCTACAGGGCAGAGCTACACCCGAGGGCCTCTCTCTGTAGCAAAGACCACTATCACAGACGAGATGAGCAACACAGGATCTGCCTCAGGTCTACAGCAGAGCTGTGCCACCGGGCCCGCTCTCACCAACCGCATCATCCAGAAATCCTCTCATATCTCTGAGGTCCAGACTGTCAAAGTCTCACTGGCAAACAGTGTGTAG